A part of Streptomyces sp. SLBN-31 genomic DNA contains:
- a CDS encoding low temperature requirement protein A, translated as MTSSATPPPAPSGAHERHRPLRRLTARGRDEAHRVASPLELFFDLCFVVAIAQAGVGLVHAVAEGHAGNGIMSYAMQFFAIWWAWMNFTWFASAYDNDDALYRVVTLVQIAGVLVLAAGISRAFEDHDYTVVWLGYLIMRLAMAAQWLRAARSAQGAERTTALRYAGGILLCMVGWLGLVVLPEPARPWVFLVMAIAELCVPLYAEKDSSTAWHPHHIAERYGLFTIIVLGETIAAATVAVKSGVDEHDALGELLPIAAGGLLIVFAAWWIYFVVPIHGRLRTSRQAFLWGYGHYLIFTSAAAVGAGLEVAVEQAVGKAHISTLAASAAVTLPTALYLLTVWALHSRYFKVGIAQQLVLPVTALLVIACTFLGDWAVLAAGIVSGLAVATGVTLTARMVAKGRRATGAGGERVTTPVR; from the coding sequence ATGACGTCCAGCGCGACTCCTCCCCCGGCGCCCTCCGGCGCGCACGAACGCCACAGACCGCTGCGCCGGCTCACCGCGCGCGGCCGCGACGAGGCGCATCGTGTCGCTTCGCCGCTCGAGCTCTTCTTCGACCTGTGCTTCGTCGTGGCCATCGCCCAGGCGGGCGTCGGCCTGGTGCACGCCGTGGCCGAGGGGCACGCGGGCAACGGCATCATGAGCTACGCGATGCAGTTCTTCGCCATCTGGTGGGCCTGGATGAACTTCACCTGGTTCGCCTCGGCGTACGACAACGACGACGCCCTCTACCGGGTCGTCACCCTCGTCCAGATCGCCGGCGTCCTCGTCCTGGCCGCCGGAATCTCACGGGCCTTCGAGGACCACGACTACACCGTGGTCTGGCTCGGCTACCTGATCATGCGGCTGGCGATGGCCGCGCAGTGGCTGAGAGCGGCGAGATCGGCACAGGGCGCGGAGAGAACCACCGCCCTTAGGTACGCGGGCGGCATCCTGCTGTGCATGGTCGGCTGGCTCGGACTGGTCGTGCTGCCCGAACCGGCCCGTCCCTGGGTCTTCCTGGTGATGGCGATCGCGGAGCTGTGCGTGCCCCTCTACGCGGAGAAGGACTCCAGTACGGCCTGGCACCCGCACCACATCGCCGAGCGCTACGGGCTGTTCACCATCATCGTGCTCGGCGAGACGATCGCCGCCGCCACGGTCGCCGTGAAGTCGGGGGTGGACGAGCACGACGCACTGGGCGAACTGCTGCCGATCGCCGCCGGCGGACTGCTCATCGTCTTCGCCGCCTGGTGGATCTACTTCGTCGTGCCGATCCACGGACGCCTGCGCACCAGCAGGCAGGCGTTCCTCTGGGGTTACGGCCACTACCTGATCTTCACCTCGGCCGCGGCGGTCGGAGCGGGACTGGAGGTGGCGGTGGAGCAGGCGGTCGGCAAGGCGCACATCTCCACGCTGGCCGCGTCGGCCGCGGTGACCCTGCCTACGGCGCTGTACCTGCTCACGGTGTGGGCGCTGCACTCCCGCTACTTCAAGGTGGGCATCGCGCAGCAGCTGGTGCTGCCCGTCACGGCACTCCTGGTGATCGCCTGCACTTTCCTGGGCGACTGGGCGGTGCTCGCGGCCGGCATCGTGTCGGGGCTCGCGGTGGCGACCGGTGTGACCCTGACGGCGCGCATGGTCGCCAAGGGGCGCCGGGCGACGGGGGCAGGCGGGGAGCGCGTAACCACTCCGGTCCGCTGA